A window of Deinococcus cellulosilyticus NBRC 106333 = KACC 11606 genomic DNA:
AACATCCAGGTAGTTGCGGATGCCAGATGCAATGAAAGTGCTGTTGCTGGTTTCCGGGTGGGGCCTCTGCAGGAGGGGGGTGAGCCACTCTTCGTAGTTTTTCATCAGGGCCGTGTTCAGGAGCTGTTCTTTGGACCCAAAGTGGTACCCGATGGAGGCCAGATTGGTGCCAGAAGCGGCCACCAGGTCCCTTGCCGTGGTGTTGGCATAGCCTTTTTCGGCAAGGCACTGCTTTGCTGCGGCAATCAGGCGGTCCCGGTGGTTGCGGTTCATGTTGACGATTCTAGCAAAGTCTGGCATCCTGAGATCACTGACTTATACAAACGTATAGTTAGAAATGGGGGGATGTTCGGGTTAGGCACAATGGCCTACTCCCAAAGTCGGAAGTGCTTTTCACAGTGCAGCAGCATACTTGAGACATCCGTGTACATTGGAGGACTTTATGACGAGAACCATGACGCAACCGCAGTCCAGTTCGGCTCCAAACACCATCGACTGGACGTTCACCCTGGCTTCTCTGTGGTTCGTGGCAGGGCTGTATCTGGATGGCTGGGCACACACCCATGTTGCAGAACTCGAAACCTTTTTCACGCCCTGGCACGCTGTTTTGTATTCCGGATTTTTTGCCACCTTCCTGTGCGCTGCCTACGCCTTCTGGCAATCCAGAACCCGCCCGGAACTGAAAGCCTACCGCCTGGCCTTCTTTGCAGGGCTGGTCTTCATGGCTGGTGGTGTGCTCGACCTCTTCTGGCACACGCTGCTGGGCATTGAGGCCAACATTGCTGCCCTGCTGAGCCCGCCTCACCTGCTGCTGGCCACCAGTGGTTTCCTGATCGTGACGAGTCCTCTCAGGGCCGCCTGGAACCGCAGCAAACCCAACGTCACCGCCATGATCTCTCTGGCGATCACCTACGCCCTCTTGACCTTCTTCACCATGTACACGGTGCCCCTGCTGCAAGGCACAGGGGTTGATGGCATGTGGCAGAGCAAATCAAACGGCGTGATGGGCGTGCTGCTGTCCTCTGTGGTGATGTCCGGTGTGATGCTGTTCTTCATGCGCAGATGGACCCTGCCTGGTGGTGCCCTCCTGCTGGTCCTGCTTCCCGCACAACTCGGTCTGGTGGTGCTGGACCGCATCACCCCTGACGTGATCCAGCTCTATTACCTGACCGTCATCGCAAGTTTGCTGGTGCTGGAAATCCTGCGCAGCATCCTGCAGCCCTCGGTCAAGCGCATTGCTGCTTTCCGCAGCATGGCCTTCCTGATTCCTGCCGTGTTCAGCCTGTCCTACTTTCTGGCGGTTCAACTGACTGGACGCATGGGATGGGAAATCCACCTGTGGCTCGGGGCCATCTTCGGTTCTGGCGTGATGGGCCTTCTGCTGTCCTACCTGGTGCTGCCTCCAGAAGTCACACCCGAAGCGGCGTAGGCCTCAGTTTCCCGCGCTTCACCACACCCCAGGTGAGGCCCACGCCTGAGAAGTGCAGCCAGTGCCAGCCATCCGGTGCATTCACATCCACACTTTCACCAAATTCAAGTTTGAATGCTTCTGCCGCTCCCACCTCCAGGGGGCGGCTCACCTGTTTGAGGGTCAGGTGGTGGGCCAGGGCCTTGGCAGGCACAAACCGCTCAAAGCGCACCTCTCCCAGATAGATTCCAGGAGCAGGCACCTTCAGACCGGACAGTGAAGGCAGGTGCTCCCGGACCAGATACAGGTGTCCTGCACGCTCGGTGACCACTCCATCAAGCTCTCCCAGAAGGTGCCCTCTGCGGAACTCTTCCCACACCTTCAGGGCAGGCTTGCTGACCTTCGCATGCTCCTCATAGCTGAAGTCGCCCTCCTCACCATCGGTGCGAACCAGTTTCGCCATGAAGTGCCCTTCACCTTCCAGCCTGTGAGGGAACAGACGGGCAGTCTCAGGGAGACCAAATCCCTCAGCAAAGCCCGGGTGCAGGTGGGCAGAATCCAGCTGAAATTCAGGATGCTTTCTGAGGAACTGCTCGATCACCTGCTCATTCTCTTCAAGCGAGAAAGTGCAGGTGGAGTAGACCAGCGTTCCCTCTGGAGCGGTCAGGGTGGCCGCCTGCTCGATCAGGTCCTGCTGCAACCTGCCCAGACGCTCCGGGGTGCTTTCTCGCCACTCTGAGAGGGCCTCAGGGTCCTTGCGGAACATGCCCTCCCCAGAACAGGGGGCATCCAGCACCACCACATCAAAAAGCCCTTCCCATTTGCGGGCGATGCGGTCCAGCGGATTGTTCAGCACCGTGGTTCTTGCTCCCCAGCGCTCCACGTTTTCCATCAGTTTCGGGACCCGGCTCTGGGTGAATTCGTTGGCGACCAGCACCCCCTGACCCTCCATGAAACTGGCGAGGTGGGTGGTCTTGCCCCCTGGCGCAGCACACAGGTCAATCACCCACTGGCCCGGTTTTGGAGCAGCAAGTTCAGCCACCGCCATGGCACTGGGCTCCTGCAGGTAAAACCCCCCTGAGATGAAGAAGGGATGGGTGCTGGGCCTGGAGTCACTCTGGTAGTAATACCCCCACTCTGACCACGGCACCGCACCTTCCAGAAAAGGCAGGCTCTGGACCTGCTCGGAAGACAGTTTTGCAGGATTCACCCGCAGACCCAGTGCTCTGGGCTGTTCCAGTGCCGCCCGGAACGCGGGATAGTCCTGGCCCAGCAGGCGTTGCATGCGGGATTCAAAAGGCTCGGGAAGTTGCACGTTAACAGGATAAGGGATGGAGGGGGAGAAAAGGCCGAGGGCCAAGAACCGAGGGCAAGTCAGAAAAGCTTTTGCTTTAGCATCTGGTTGTTGACTGCCAGCTTTGGCAATAGCACCTTATGCTCTCGGCTGCTCCCACAGCATCACCCTCTGCCCCGTCCTTGCACTTTCCAGTGCCCCAAACACCATCTGCATGCTTTTGATGTTGTCGGTGCACACGGTCTCTGGGTCGCGCCCCTCGATCAGGGCCTCAAACATCTCGTCCAGGCACCCGAAATGGCCTTCCCGACCCTGCCAGCTGTCCTCGGCTTCAACGCGTTCGAGATCCCGCTGGAAGGCTTGCTGCTCAGGGTCTTTGACCTTTTCAGCATAGAGCTGCTCTCCGTCCCAGATGGCAGTGCCGAGGCTGCCCATCACGCGCCACTGGGCTTCCCAGGAAGTCTGCACCCCTTCAGCGCACCATGAACCGTTGTAGGTGAAGACCGATCCATCCGACATCTCGAAGATGCACACTGCTGCAGCGTTCCCCTGATACCAGGAGCCTTTTGGGTTGAATTCATGGCAGTACACAGATACAGGATCGGCCTGCAGGATGAATCTGGCCTGATCGAAGGTGTGAATGGCCATGTCCAGGATCAGGGGGCTGTCCATCAGGTCCCGGAAGCCTCCGAAGTGTGCCCCGATGAAGAAGCTGGCGGTGGCAAATCCAGGGGTACCAATCTGGCCGGAGTGCACAATGTCCCGGAAGGCCCGGATGGGTTTGAGGTAGCGGCGGTTTTGCATGATGGCGTAGGTGCGGCCTGCTTTCTGTGCAGCTTCCATCATGATGCGGGCATCTTCCAGGGAGGAGGCCATTGGTTTTTCACCGAGCACGTCACATCCTGCAGCGAAAGCAGCGAGGGCAATGTCCTTGTGGGCATCTGGGATGGTGATGTCAAAAACCAGGTTGGCATCCACCTGTTGCAGGGCATCTTCCAGGGTGGTGAAGATCGGGCAGGCGAGCTGGAACTTCTCCTTCATTTTTTCTGCGGTCTGGGGGTAAAGGTCCACCAGAGCGACGATGGTGGTGTCTTGACGTTGCCGGGCGTACTCCACCCAGGTGTGGG
This region includes:
- a CDS encoding RsmF rRNA methyltransferase first C-terminal domain-containing protein, giving the protein MQLPEPFESRMQRLLGQDYPAFRAALEQPRALGLRVNPAKLSSEQVQSLPFLEGAVPWSEWGYYYQSDSRPSTHPFFISGGFYLQEPSAMAVAELAAPKPGQWVIDLCAAPGGKTTHLASFMEGQGVLVANEFTQSRVPKLMENVERWGARTTVLNNPLDRIARKWEGLFDVVVLDAPCSGEGMFRKDPEALSEWRESTPERLGRLQQDLIEQAATLTAPEGTLVYSTCTFSLEENEQVIEQFLRKHPEFQLDSAHLHPGFAEGFGLPETARLFPHRLEGEGHFMAKLVRTDGEEGDFSYEEHAKVSKPALKVWEEFRRGHLLGELDGVVTERAGHLYLVREHLPSLSGLKVPAPGIYLGEVRFERFVPAKALAHHLTLKQVSRPLEVGAAEAFKLEFGESVDVNAPDGWHWLHFSGVGLTWGVVKRGKLRPTPLRV
- a CDS encoding Gfo/Idh/MocA family protein; this encodes MTRFKTIIAGCGSMAHTWVEYARQRQDTTIVALVDLYPQTAEKMKEKFQLACPIFTTLEDALQQVDANLVFDITIPDAHKDIALAAFAAGCDVLGEKPMASSLEDARIMMEAAQKAGRTYAIMQNRRYLKPIRAFRDIVHSGQIGTPGFATASFFIGAHFGGFRDLMDSPLILDMAIHTFDQARFILQADPVSVYCHEFNPKGSWYQGNAAAVCIFEMSDGSVFTYNGSWCAEGVQTSWEAQWRVMGSLGTAIWDGEQLYAEKVKDPEQQAFQRDLERVEAEDSWQGREGHFGCLDEMFEALIEGRDPETVCTDNIKSMQMVFGALESARTGQRVMLWEQPRA